The following coding sequences lie in one Streptomyces albofaciens JCM 4342 genomic window:
- a CDS encoding class I SAM-dependent methyltransferase, with translation MTARTADLSDGQLPRPERLSDVKGWFFTADQLLFDWILARQEERAEPGDLLELGAYMGKSAIFMGARLRPGDRFTVCDLFDSPAEDAPNSKEMAKSYATLTRRAFEANYLSFHDELPEIVQGLSSSVADHVKPGSCRFAHIDASHLYAHVHGDIVTVRKLLTPDGIVVLDDFRAEHCPGVAAATWQAVTGQGLRPVCITPTKFYGTWGDPAPVQAALLAWLTGREGMWHEVQEVNGAPLIRLSAKGAEEPAHPVSRHRPAAPRGNAPAAPTAAAEPSAPQAARSAAPRPAARPRRSPARRIAVNVLPPFITKAVVAARRRSATR, from the coding sequence ATGACTGCCCGCACCGCAGACCTCAGTGACGGACAACTCCCGCGCCCCGAGCGGCTGTCCGACGTGAAGGGCTGGTTCTTCACCGCCGACCAGCTGCTGTTCGACTGGATCCTGGCCCGCCAGGAGGAGCGGGCCGAGCCGGGCGACCTGCTCGAACTGGGCGCCTACATGGGCAAGAGCGCCATCTTCATGGGCGCCCGGCTGCGCCCCGGCGACCGCTTCACGGTCTGCGACCTGTTCGACTCGCCCGCCGAGGACGCGCCCAACTCGAAGGAGATGGCGAAGTCCTACGCCACGCTGACGCGCCGCGCCTTCGAGGCGAACTACCTGTCCTTCCACGACGAGCTGCCCGAGATCGTGCAGGGGCTCAGTTCCAGCGTGGCGGACCATGTGAAGCCGGGCAGCTGCCGCTTCGCGCACATCGACGCCTCGCACCTGTACGCGCATGTGCACGGCGACATCGTCACGGTGCGCAAGCTGCTCACGCCGGACGGCATCGTCGTCCTCGACGACTTCCGCGCCGAGCACTGCCCCGGCGTGGCCGCCGCCACCTGGCAGGCCGTCACGGGCCAGGGCCTGCGCCCGGTCTGCATCACCCCGACCAAGTTCTACGGCACCTGGGGCGACCCGGCGCCCGTGCAGGCCGCGCTGCTGGCCTGGCTGACCGGCCGGGAGGGGATGTGGCACGAGGTGCAGGAGGTGAACGGCGCGCCGCTGATCCGGCTGAGCGCCAAGGGCGCCGAGGAGCCCGCGCACCCGGTCTCCCGGCACCGGCCGGCGGCGCCGCGCGGCAACGCTCCGGCGGCCCCCACCGCCGCCGCCGAGCCCTCCGCCCCGCAGGCCGCCCGCTCCGCCGCGCCCCGCCCGGCCGCCCGCCCGCGCCGCAGCCCGGCCCGCCGGATCGCGGTGAACGTCCTGCCGCCCTTCATCACCAAGGCCGTCGTCGCGGCCCGCCGCCGCTCCGCGACCCGCTGA